Proteins from a genomic interval of Shewanella seohaensis:
- a CDS encoding protein disulfide oxidoreductase, with product MTSANSSPKPAQPLSWRQKLQSPRFWLKQLRDLSIMALVLYGVSLYLQRDMITGQAPVLNGIAIDGSQLALNSAKSEPTLVYFWGTWCPVCRVTSPMVESISQDHKVISVAVASGSDREIQHYMDEHQYHFPVLNDDNGERSTQWGAMAFPAIYIIDTQGEIRYVTSGVTSTWGMKFRLWLAQF from the coding sequence GTGACGTCAGCAAACTCAAGCCCTAAGCCAGCTCAACCACTCAGTTGGCGCCAAAAACTGCAAAGCCCGCGCTTTTGGCTTAAACAGCTTAGGGATCTTAGCATCATGGCGCTGGTGCTCTACGGCGTCAGCCTCTATTTGCAGCGGGATATGATCACCGGTCAAGCGCCAGTATTAAACGGTATTGCCATTGATGGCAGCCAGCTTGCTCTTAATTCCGCGAAGAGTGAGCCAACATTGGTGTATTTTTGGGGCACTTGGTGCCCGGTGTGCCGCGTCACCTCCCCTATGGTTGAGAGTATCAGCCAAGACCATAAGGTGATTTCAGTGGCCGTGGCTTCTGGCAGTGATCGCGAGATCCAGCACTATATGGACGAGCATCAATATCACTTTCCGGTGCTAAACGATGACAATGGTGAGCGAAGTACTCAGTGGGGCGCGATGGCATTTCCGGCTATTTATATTATCGATACCCAAGGGGAGATCCGTTATGTCACCTCGGGAGTCACCTCGACTTGGGGCATGAAGTTCAGATTGTGGTTGGCTCAGTTCTAG
- a CDS encoding RluA family pseudouridine synthase, with protein MQIFDYQPPSVPWIDLRYQDRDLIIINKPSGLLSNPGRAAHTFDCALTRLQRLYPDTILVHRLDCATSGIMVFARNKKAESQLKTQFQDRQNEKVYVAEVMGLIAKDAGIIDLAIAPDPEHPPYQKTQMPGTAGAKSAQTHYRVLERRENSTLVELTPQTGRTHQLRVHMLALGHPILGDEFYGDDEVIKARPRLCLHAQSLRFTHPYSGKAMHFYSKHPFSV; from the coding sequence ATGCAGATATTTGATTACCAGCCCCCTTCAGTCCCTTGGATAGATCTTCGCTATCAAGATAGGGATTTGATCATTATTAATAAACCTTCTGGATTGTTGTCTAATCCCGGCCGAGCCGCACATACCTTCGATTGTGCCCTCACCCGACTACAACGCTTGTATCCTGACACCATTCTCGTGCATCGACTCGATTGCGCCACCTCAGGCATTATGGTGTTTGCTCGCAACAAAAAGGCTGAGTCCCAGTTAAAAACCCAGTTCCAAGATAGGCAAAACGAGAAAGTGTATGTAGCCGAGGTCATGGGTTTGATTGCAAAGGATGCTGGGATAATCGATTTAGCCATCGCGCCCGATCCCGAGCACCCGCCCTATCAAAAGACTCAAATGCCGGGGACGGCTGGCGCAAAGAGTGCTCAGACCCATTACCGAGTGCTAGAAAGACGCGAAAACAGCACCTTAGTCGAATTAACGCCACAAACGGGCCGAACCCACCAACTGAGGGTGCATATGCTTGCCTTGGGGCATCCCATTCTTGGGGATGAATTTTATGGCGATGATGAAGTGATAAAAGCCAGACCGAGACTCTGCCTTCACGCCCAAAGTTTACGTTTTACCCATCCTTACTCGGGTAAAGCCATGCATTTTTACAGTAAGCATCCGTTCTCGGTTTAG
- the sstT gene encoding serine/threonine transporter SstT: MKQESSFLAKLANGSLVLQILVGIIAGVSLASYSHEAAKQVAFLGSLFVGALKAIAPILVFILVASSIANQKKNTQTNMRPIVVLYLFGTFAAALTAVVLSMLFPTNLVLVAGVEGTSPPQGIGEVLNTLLFKLVDNPVNALMTGNYIGILAWGVGLGLALHHANDSTKQVFADVSHGISQMVRFIIRLAPIGIFGLVAATFAETGFAAIAGYAQLLAVLLGAMAIIALIVNPLIVYVKIKRNPYPLVIRCLRESGVTAFFTRSSAANIPVNMALCEKLKLHEDTYSVSIPLGATINMGGAAITITVLTLAAAHTLGIQVDLLTALLLSVVAAISACGASGVAGGSLLLIPLACSLFGISNDVAMQVVAVGFIIGVIQDAAETALNSSTDVIFTAAACEAAENKAKLG, from the coding sequence ATGAAACAAGAATCATCTTTTTTAGCCAAGTTGGCTAATGGCAGTTTGGTGCTGCAAATTCTCGTGGGGATCATCGCTGGTGTGAGTTTAGCCAGTTATTCACATGAAGCCGCAAAGCAAGTCGCGTTTTTAGGTAGTCTCTTCGTAGGTGCATTAAAAGCCATCGCACCTATTCTGGTGTTTATCCTTGTGGCGTCTTCCATCGCCAATCAAAAGAAAAATACTCAAACCAATATGCGCCCGATTGTGGTGCTGTACTTATTTGGTACCTTCGCTGCTGCGTTAACCGCCGTGGTGTTAAGCATGCTGTTCCCAACCAATTTAGTGTTGGTTGCTGGCGTTGAGGGCACCAGTCCACCGCAGGGTATTGGTGAAGTATTAAATACCTTACTCTTCAAACTGGTTGATAACCCAGTTAATGCGTTAATGACGGGTAACTACATTGGCATTTTAGCTTGGGGTGTGGGTTTAGGTTTAGCCCTGCACCATGCGAATGATTCGACCAAACAAGTGTTTGCCGATGTGAGCCATGGTATTTCGCAAATGGTGCGTTTTATCATTCGCTTAGCACCTATCGGTATCTTCGGTCTGGTAGCGGCAACATTTGCCGAAACTGGTTTTGCCGCTATTGCCGGTTACGCTCAGCTGTTGGCCGTGTTACTCGGCGCGATGGCGATCATAGCTTTAATTGTTAACCCACTGATTGTTTACGTGAAAATTAAACGTAATCCTTATCCTTTAGTGATCCGTTGTTTGCGCGAAAGTGGCGTAACTGCATTTTTCACCCGTTCAAGTGCGGCGAACATTCCTGTGAACATGGCGCTGTGTGAAAAATTAAAGCTGCATGAAGACACCTATTCTGTCTCTATCCCGCTAGGCGCAACTATTAACATGGGCGGCGCGGCGATTACCATTACTGTGCTGACCTTAGCCGCGGCGCATACCTTAGGCATTCAGGTGGATTTATTAACGGCGTTACTGCTGAGTGTAGTGGCGGCGATTTCGGCCTGTGGTGCATCTGGTGTGGCTGGTGGTTCGTTACTGCTTATTCCGTTGGCCTGTAGCCTGTTTGGTATTTCCAATGATGTGGCCATGCAAGTGGTTGCCGTCGGCTTTATTATCGGGGTTATCCAAGATGCGGCCGAAACCGCACTGAATAGCTCTACGGACGTGATTTTTACCGCCGCAGCTTGTGAAGCCGCTGAAAACAAAGCTAAACTTGGATAA
- a CDS encoding Gfo/Idh/MocA family oxidoreductase, whose amino-acid sequence MHNIHRRHFLKAAGAVTAGLVTANIALSANASSVAPKPRVGKSVIGLIAPKMELVRVGFIGVGERGFSHVEQFCHLEGVELKAICDTHQTVIDRAVEHIVNQNRPKPAVYTGNDLSYRELLNRDDIDIVIISTPWEWHAPMAIDTMESGKHAFVEVPLALTVEECWQLVDTAERTQKNCMMMENVNYGREELMVLNMVRQGVFGELLHGEAAYIHELRWQMKEIDHKTGSWRTYWHTKRNGNLYPTHGLGPISQYMNINRGDRFDYLTSMSSPALGRALYAKREFPADHERNQLKYINGDMSTSLIKTVKGRTIMVQHDTTTPRPYSRHNLIQGTNGVFAGFPNRIAVEHGGFGKSYHEWDMDMQKWYDKYDHPLWQRIGKEAEINGGHGGMDFVMLWRMVYCLRNGEALDQDVYDGAAWSVVNILSEQSLNNRSNSVNFPDFTRGAWEHATPLGIVGA is encoded by the coding sequence ATGCACAATATTCATCGCCGCCATTTTCTCAAAGCCGCGGGCGCCGTTACCGCAGGCCTAGTTACGGCCAATATTGCCCTCAGTGCCAACGCCAGCAGCGTTGCCCCTAAACCCCGCGTTGGAAAATCCGTTATCGGACTTATCGCCCCGAAAATGGAGCTGGTTAGAGTCGGTTTTATCGGTGTGGGAGAGCGGGGTTTTAGCCATGTCGAACAATTCTGTCACTTAGAAGGCGTAGAACTTAAAGCCATATGTGATACCCACCAAACCGTTATCGATAGAGCCGTTGAGCATATCGTTAACCAAAACCGGCCCAAACCTGCGGTCTATACAGGGAATGATCTCAGCTATCGCGAACTGTTAAACCGCGATGATATCGATATTGTGATTATTTCGACCCCGTGGGAATGGCACGCTCCCATGGCCATAGATACCATGGAAAGTGGTAAACACGCCTTTGTGGAAGTGCCATTAGCACTGACAGTGGAAGAATGCTGGCAACTTGTCGACACCGCCGAACGCACTCAGAAAAACTGCATGATGATGGAGAACGTCAATTACGGCCGAGAAGAATTGATGGTGCTCAACATGGTACGCCAAGGTGTGTTTGGTGAACTGCTCCACGGTGAGGCCGCTTATATCCATGAGCTGCGCTGGCAAATGAAGGAAATCGACCATAAAACCGGTTCGTGGCGTACCTACTGGCACACCAAACGCAACGGTAACTTATATCCTACTCACGGCTTAGGGCCGATTTCTCAATATATGAACATCAACCGCGGTGACCGTTTCGATTATCTCACCTCCATGAGTTCACCCGCGCTCGGGCGCGCGCTGTATGCCAAACGTGAGTTCCCCGCCGATCATGAGCGTAATCAGCTCAAGTATATCAATGGCGATATGAGCACTAGCCTGATTAAAACCGTTAAGGGCCGAACCATAATGGTTCAGCACGATACCACCACCCCTCGGCCATACAGCCGCCATAACCTTATCCAAGGCACCAATGGCGTTTTTGCCGGGTTCCCAAATCGGATTGCCGTTGAGCACGGCGGTTTTGGTAAGAGTTACCACGAGTGGGATATGGACATGCAAAAGTGGTATGACAAATACGATCACCCACTGTGGCAACGAATCGGTAAAGAAGCCGAAATCAACGGCGGTCACGGCGGGATGGATTTTGTGATGCTCTGGCGTATGGTCTATTGCCTACGTAACGGCGAGGCGCTCGATCAGGATGTCTACGATGGCGCCGCTTGGTCTGTCGTAAATATATTAAGTGAGCAATCGCTGAATAACCGCAGCAACTCGGTCAACTTCCCCGACTTTACCCGCGGCGCGTGGGAACATGCCACGCCCTTAGGGATTGTCGGCGCCTAA
- the yajC gene encoding preprotein translocase subunit YajC: MFISNAYANAAGAPQGGGTMELVFMLVIFGLIFYFMIFRPQSKRVKEHKNLMSSLTKGDEVLTSGGILGKIAKISDENDYVLLSLNDTTQITIKKDYIAAVLPKGSIQSL, translated from the coding sequence ATGTTCATTTCAAATGCATATGCAAATGCTGCAGGCGCTCCACAGGGTGGCGGCACCATGGAATTGGTTTTCATGTTGGTCATTTTCGGCCTGATTTTCTACTTCATGATTTTCCGTCCGCAATCTAAGCGTGTAAAAGAGCACAAGAACCTGATGTCATCTTTAACCAAGGGCGACGAAGTCCTGACCAGCGGCGGTATCTTAGGTAAGATTGCAAAGATCAGCGATGAAAATGACTACGTGTTACTGAGCTTGAACGACACGACTCAAATTACAATTAAAAAAGATTACATTGCAGCTGTATTGCCTAAGGGCTCTATCCAGTCGTTGTAA
- a CDS encoding acyl carrier protein phosphodiesterase — MNILTHLHLAEISKTHLGANLAGNFITAPIDSAPQALRQGLWLNQEINQLCATHELTQELMALFPAQLTSIAADLMFVSFDHYLAYYWEEYHHLPLPEFSQKAYRELAEFAAQNDEYHPQSCLDIIADMRSQDWLNTYATPKGIQQALAQRAKGHPHSDLFNGADKLLAKMQIDTETAFRTFYPQLMAYTRIWSRKTPSDYLPSGSAD, encoded by the coding sequence ATGAACATTCTTACACACTTACATCTGGCCGAGATCAGTAAAACCCATCTAGGCGCCAATCTGGCAGGCAATTTTATCACCGCGCCAATCGATTCTGCGCCGCAAGCACTTCGCCAAGGACTGTGGTTAAACCAAGAAATCAATCAGCTCTGCGCCACCCATGAACTGACCCAAGAGCTGATGGCCCTGTTCCCTGCCCAGTTAACAAGCATAGCAGCAGATTTGATGTTCGTAAGTTTCGATCATTATTTAGCTTACTACTGGGAAGAATATCATCACCTACCACTACCCGAGTTTAGCCAAAAAGCCTATCGCGAACTGGCAGAATTTGCCGCGCAAAACGATGAGTATCACCCACAGTCCTGTCTGGACATCATCGCCGATATGCGCAGTCAAGATTGGTTAAACACATACGCCACGCCTAAAGGCATTCAACAGGCATTAGCACAACGGGCCAAAGGTCATCCGCACAGTGACTTATTTAACGGCGCAGATAAGCTGTTAGCGAAAATGCAGATAGATACAGAAACCGCCTTTCGCACCTTCTACCCTCAGTTGATGGCCTACACCCGTATTTGGAGTCGTAAAACCCCGAGTGACTATTTACCCAGTGGCTCAGCCGACTAA
- a CDS encoding chemotaxis protein CheV — protein sequence MKSKASQSQGLLLFRLSQTQVFALGTLKIRELVPYTPLSKIPQSHPTIMGAATIRGHTIPVVDMAAAIGYRPISDEERQHCYIIITDCQRMIIGFLVRAIDKIIECNWRDIEAPSANLGRNAFLTGVTRYDNQLVQLLDVELLLSKVFPDAPEANRAILTDVQREKLKPMRILLVDDSKVARKQLSDALDSINIPYFVTPDGKDALSIMEQAAAEHHPIDILVSDIEMPGLDGYELAFEVRDNPLLANAYIILHTSLSSEISVSQAHQVGANEALTKFDAHELVEAMLRGADLAAKRASSAPNKASN from the coding sequence ATGAAAAGCAAGGCAAGTCAATCGCAAGGGCTATTACTGTTTCGGTTATCGCAAACACAGGTCTTTGCTCTGGGCACGCTAAAAATCCGTGAGTTAGTGCCATACACTCCGCTGAGTAAAATTCCTCAATCTCACCCTACTATCATGGGGGCCGCAACGATTCGCGGCCATACCATTCCCGTGGTGGATATGGCGGCAGCGATTGGTTACCGCCCCATCAGCGATGAAGAGCGCCAACATTGCTATATCATCATTACCGATTGTCAGCGGATGATTATCGGCTTTTTGGTGCGGGCGATTGATAAGATTATCGAGTGTAATTGGCGTGATATTGAGGCGCCTTCGGCTAATTTAGGCCGCAATGCCTTTTTAACCGGAGTAACACGTTACGATAATCAGTTGGTGCAGTTACTCGACGTTGAGTTGTTGCTGTCGAAGGTGTTCCCCGATGCGCCCGAGGCTAATCGTGCCATTTTAACTGACGTGCAGCGCGAGAAGCTAAAACCCATGCGTATTTTGCTGGTGGATGATTCTAAGGTCGCGCGTAAACAACTCTCTGATGCGCTCGATAGCATTAACATTCCTTATTTTGTGACCCCGGACGGTAAAGATGCGCTCTCGATTATGGAGCAGGCCGCCGCCGAGCATCATCCTATTGATATTCTGGTGAGCGATATTGAAATGCCAGGGCTCGATGGCTATGAGCTGGCGTTTGAAGTCCGGGATAATCCACTCCTAGCCAATGCCTATATTATTTTGCATACCTCACTTTCGAGCGAGATTAGTGTCAGCCAAGCCCACCAAGTTGGCGCGAATGAGGCGCTCACTAAGTTTGATGCCCACGAGCTGGTGGAAGCCATGCTACGGGGCGCCGATTTAGCGGCAAAGCGGGCAAGCTCTGCGCCAAACAAGGCATCAAACTAA
- the secF gene encoding protein translocase subunit SecF: protein MLEILSLKRTVNFLRHALPISIMSAILVFGSLVSLATKGINWGLDFTGGTVVEMEFTQPVDLNVLRTKLSAPELDGAVVQNFGSSRDVLVRLSVKEGVSSDVQVKSVMAAAQQVDAGVQQKRVEFVGPQVGKELAEQGGLAVLVALICIMIYVSFRFEWRLAFGSVAALAHDVIVTLGVFSVFQLEFDLTVLAGVLTVVGYSLNDTIVVFDRIRENFLKMRKSEPEEVVNVSITQTMSRTIITTGTTLVTVVALFLKGGTMIHGFATALLLGIFVGTYSSIYVASYLAIKLGICREHMMPVEVEKEGADQPSMMP from the coding sequence ATGTTAGAAATTTTATCTTTAAAACGTACGGTTAACTTCCTCCGTCATGCGCTGCCTATCAGTATCATGTCTGCCATTTTGGTATTTGGTTCGCTGGTGTCCTTGGCGACCAAAGGCATTAACTGGGGTTTAGACTTTACTGGCGGTACTGTGGTTGAGATGGAGTTTACTCAACCCGTTGATTTGAACGTGTTACGTACTAAGCTGTCTGCACCTGAATTAGACGGTGCAGTGGTGCAAAACTTCGGTTCGAGCCGTGACGTATTAGTGCGTCTATCGGTGAAAGAAGGCGTGAGCAGCGATGTACAGGTCAAATCTGTCATGGCTGCGGCTCAACAAGTGGATGCGGGTGTTCAACAGAAACGTGTTGAATTCGTTGGTCCCCAAGTGGGTAAAGAACTGGCCGAACAGGGCGGTTTAGCGGTATTGGTCGCGCTTATCTGTATCATGATCTACGTGTCTTTCCGTTTCGAATGGCGTTTAGCCTTCGGTTCGGTAGCAGCACTTGCCCACGACGTGATTGTGACCTTAGGTGTGTTCTCTGTGTTCCAACTGGAATTCGACCTGACCGTATTAGCCGGCGTGTTAACCGTTGTGGGTTACTCACTCAACGATACCATCGTTGTGTTTGACCGTATCCGTGAAAACTTCCTCAAGATGCGTAAGAGCGAGCCAGAAGAAGTGGTCAACGTCTCTATCACGCAAACCATGAGCCGTACCATTATCACTACGGGTACGACGCTGGTGACCGTTGTGGCGCTGTTCCTGAAGGGCGGCACTATGATCCACGGTTTTGCGACAGCACTCTTGTTGGGTATTTTCGTCGGTACTTACTCTTCTATCTACGTAGCAAGTTACCTTGCGATCAAACTGGGTATTTGCCGTGAGCATATGATGCCAGTTGAAGTCGAGAAAGAAGGCGCTGACCAGCCTTCGATGATGCCTTAA
- a CDS encoding putative signal transducing protein — MEERKTLVAGGNLLQAHTWKGLLEACGIHVELRGEALLGGVGELPAGLHNIELWVRESQLAKAQAQLSALDVVSPQWQCVQCHEMNEGNFELCWHCSAERSESHN; from the coding sequence ATGGAAGAACGTAAGACGTTAGTTGCTGGTGGAAATTTATTGCAGGCCCACACATGGAAGGGATTATTAGAAGCCTGTGGTATTCATGTGGAGTTGCGTGGCGAGGCCTTATTAGGCGGCGTGGGTGAGCTGCCCGCTGGGCTGCATAACATTGAGCTTTGGGTGCGCGAGTCGCAATTGGCAAAAGCACAGGCCCAGTTAAGTGCCTTGGACGTGGTGAGTCCCCAGTGGCAATGTGTGCAATGCCATGAGATGAACGAGGGCAACTTTGAATTATGTTGGCATTGCAGCGCCGAGCGCAGCGAAAGCCATAACTAA
- a CDS encoding CIA30 family protein: MILFDFKDLGAAKSWYGVNDTVMGGLSRSKLTISPLGYGMFSGHVSLANGGGFASVRCEFAPLDVGEFSGIYLELDRDRSKHYKVNLKDADTPQSTVYQAPMPDAKHQSFGVNGGSIIHWQRIEIPFTAFHPQCRGKPIERAAIDLSRLTSIGLVIGAQQSGDFSLRIRSIGCY, encoded by the coding sequence ATGATCCTTTTCGATTTTAAGGACTTAGGTGCGGCTAAGTCTTGGTATGGTGTCAATGATACTGTGATGGGCGGCCTGTCACGCAGTAAGCTCACCATCTCTCCGTTAGGTTATGGGATGTTTAGCGGCCATGTGTCGCTGGCCAATGGTGGTGGGTTTGCCTCGGTGCGCTGCGAGTTTGCACCGCTTGATGTCGGGGAGTTTAGTGGGATTTACCTCGAACTCGACCGCGACAGGAGCAAGCATTACAAAGTGAATCTTAAGGATGCCGATACACCGCAGAGTACGGTTTATCAGGCGCCAATGCCCGATGCTAAGCATCAATCCTTTGGCGTTAATGGTGGCAGTATTATTCACTGGCAGCGTATCGAAATTCCTTTTACGGCGTTTCATCCCCAGTGCCGTGGTAAACCGATTGAGCGTGCTGCGATCGATTTAAGCCGTTTGACTAGCATAGGGCTGGTGATTGGCGCGCAGCAAAGTGGTGATTTTTCGTTGAGGATTAGATCGATAGGTTGCTATTAA
- the tgt gene encoding tRNA guanosine(34) transglycosylase Tgt, with product MKFELDTTDGRARRGRLIFERGTVETPAFMPVGTYGTVKGMTPEEVRATGADILLGNTFHLWLRPGEEIMRKHGDLHDFMNWQRPILTDSGGFQVFSLGDIRKITEEGVHFRSPINGEKIFLDPEKSMQIQHALGSDVVMIFDECTPYPATEDEARKSMQMSLRWAKRSRDEFDRLENPNSLFGIIQGSVYEDLRDESLKGLVEIGFDGYAVGGLAVGEPKEDMHRILEHVCPQIPADKPRYLMGVGKPEDLVEGVRRGIDMFDCVMPTRNARNGHLFTSEGVIKIRNARHRDDTSPLDAKCDCYTCKNYSRAYLYHLDRCNEILGARLNTIHNLRYYQMLMEGLRGAIETGTLDAFVKEFYTSQGREVPELVD from the coding sequence ATGAAATTTGAACTCGACACTACCGACGGCCGTGCGCGCCGTGGCCGCTTGATTTTTGAACGCGGCACGGTGGAAACCCCAGCCTTTATGCCTGTTGGTACTTACGGCACGGTAAAAGGCATGACGCCTGAAGAAGTGCGTGCTACTGGTGCGGACATTCTGCTCGGTAACACTTTCCACCTGTGGTTACGTCCCGGCGAAGAAATCATGCGTAAGCATGGTGACTTGCACGATTTTATGAACTGGCAGCGTCCTATTCTGACCGATTCGGGCGGTTTCCAAGTGTTCAGTTTGGGTGACATTCGTAAAATTACCGAAGAAGGTGTGCATTTCCGTTCGCCAATCAACGGCGAGAAAATCTTCTTAGATCCTGAAAAATCAATGCAAATTCAACATGCATTGGGCAGTGATGTGGTGATGATTTTTGACGAATGTACTCCGTATCCGGCGACAGAAGATGAAGCGCGCAAGTCAATGCAGATGTCACTGCGTTGGGCTAAGCGTTCACGCGACGAGTTCGACCGTCTGGAAAACCCCAATTCATTATTCGGGATCATCCAAGGCAGTGTTTATGAAGATTTACGCGACGAGAGCTTAAAAGGCTTAGTCGAAATTGGTTTCGACGGTTATGCCGTCGGTGGTTTGGCCGTAGGTGAGCCTAAGGAAGACATGCACCGCATTCTTGAGCATGTCTGTCCACAAATTCCTGCGGACAAACCTCGCTATCTGATGGGGGTCGGTAAGCCAGAGGATTTAGTTGAAGGTGTGCGTCGTGGTATCGACATGTTTGACTGTGTCATGCCAACACGTAATGCTCGAAACGGTCATCTGTTTACCAGTGAAGGTGTTATCAAGATCCGCAATGCGCGTCATCGCGATGATACTTCACCACTCGATGCTAAGTGTGATTGCTACACCTGTAAGAACTATTCTCGGGCGTATCTATACCATTTAGATCGTTGTAATGAAATTTTAGGTGCACGTTTAAACACCATCCACAACCTGCGTTACTACCAAATGTTGATGGAAGGTTTGCGTGGTGCAATCGAGACAGGTACATTAGACGCCTTTGTAAAGGAGTTCTATACCAGTCAAGGTCGCGAAGTACCAGAGTTAGTCGATTAA
- the queA gene encoding tRNA preQ1(34) S-adenosylmethionine ribosyltransferase-isomerase QueA produces MRVTDFSFDLPDELIARYPMAQRNASRLLTLDGNTGTLADKQFTDLLGMINPGDLMVFNNTRVIPARLFGQKASGGKLEILVERMLDDKRILAHVRSSKSPKVDSIIHLDGGYEMKMAARHDALFELELLSDLTILEVLEAVGHMPLPPYIDRPDEDADKERYQTVYNQNPGAVAAPTAGLHFDDAMLDALKAKGVNIAFVTLHVGAGTFQPVRVDNVLEHKMHSEWANVPQDVVDLIAQTKAAGKRVVAVGTTSVRSLESAARASEGELKAFSGDTDIFIYPGYQFQIVDAMITNFHLPESTLIMLVSAFAGFDHVMAAYQHAITQKYRFFSYGDAMFVTKKAH; encoded by the coding sequence ATGCGCGTAACAGACTTTTCCTTCGATCTTCCCGACGAACTCATCGCTCGTTATCCCATGGCGCAACGCAATGCGTCACGTCTGTTAACCTTAGATGGCAATACTGGCACGCTCGCCGACAAACAGTTCACCGATCTGCTGGGGATGATTAATCCCGGCGATTTAATGGTATTTAACAATACTCGGGTGATCCCAGCGCGTTTATTTGGCCAAAAGGCCAGCGGCGGCAAACTCGAGATTTTAGTTGAGCGTATGCTTGACGATAAGCGCATCCTCGCCCATGTGCGTAGCTCTAAATCCCCGAAGGTGGACAGCATTATCCACCTCGATGGCGGTTATGAGATGAAAATGGCTGCGCGCCACGACGCCTTATTTGAACTCGAACTCTTATCCGACTTGACGATTTTAGAAGTGCTCGAAGCAGTAGGGCATATGCCACTGCCTCCTTATATCGACCGTCCCGATGAGGATGCCGATAAAGAGCGCTATCAAACCGTGTATAACCAAAACCCCGGAGCGGTTGCCGCGCCAACGGCGGGATTACACTTTGACGATGCAATGCTCGATGCTTTAAAGGCCAAGGGCGTGAATATCGCGTTTGTGACCTTGCACGTCGGCGCAGGGACTTTCCAGCCCGTGCGCGTTGATAACGTGCTCGAGCACAAAATGCATTCAGAGTGGGCCAATGTGCCGCAGGATGTGGTGGATTTAATTGCCCAAACTAAAGCGGCAGGCAAGCGTGTGGTCGCTGTGGGCACGACGTCCGTGCGCTCACTGGAGAGCGCGGCCCGTGCAAGTGAAGGCGAACTGAAAGCCTTTAGCGGCGATACCGATATCTTTATCTATCCTGGGTATCAGTTCCAAATCGTCGATGCCATGATCACTAACTTCCACCTGCCGGAATCGACGCTCATCATGTTGGTCAGTGCCTTTGCCGGTTTTGATCATGTTATGGCGGCGTATCAACATGCAATCACGCAAAAATATCGCTTCTTTAGCTATGGCGATGCCATGTTTGTGACGAAAAAAGCTCACTAG